Sequence from the Cyanobacteriota bacterium genome:
CACACTACAAAAAGGGGTAGATACTGTTCACAGCCTTGTCTCAGAATCTAGCCAAGTAGGGCTAGAATGGTGAGGTAATAACCTGCAACGGTAGTACAAGAGCTAGCAGCCTTTGCTAGATTGACGAATGGTCTACGGCATCGTTATGGAACTGGGTTAGGTGCATCTGTTAGCTACCCATCTAGTATTGCACGGTATTACACGCTTAGCCGTGAGATTGTATTGCTCAACTCTAAAAGGTACCGGAGGAGAGGCTATGAGTCATCTGTTGATAACCTGGGTATTGGCAACAGCGGCATTGTTAATTACCTCCTACATTGTTCCAGGTATTGAGATTGAGAGCCTGGGTGCAGCGTTTATAGGTTCAGCCCTCATTGGATTGGTAAATGCGTTTATCAAGCCAGTCTTTGTGGCGCTGACAATCCCGATTACTGTTGTTACACTGGGCTTGTTTTTGTTAGTTGTTAATCCGTTGATGCTATGGCTAGCAGGGTCG
This genomic interval carries:
- a CDS encoding phage holin family protein; this translates as MSHLLITWVLATAALLITSYIVPGIEIESLGAAFIGSALIGLVNAFIKPVFVALTIPITVVTLGLFLLVVNPLMLWLAGSITPKFRVRGFIPAVLGSLGIAIVSAILNRLLR